In bacterium, the DNA window AGGAGAGCGATTTAGCAGATTTCTATAAGCTCGGTCTTTCTTTAATACCCATATCAAGCGAGCATGGGATAAATGTTGACGAGCTTTTGGATGAGATAATAAATAGACAACAGACAATAGACAATAGCCTTCAGACAACAGAGGTAGAGGGGATAAATATTGCTATTATTGGAAGGCCAAATGTGGGAAAAAGCTCTTTACTTAATCTTATCACAAAAAAGCAAAGGGCAATTGTTTTACCTATTCCAGGAACAACAAGGGATTCTATAGACGAGGCATTCACATTCAAAGATAGGAAATTTACCCTGGTTGATACAGCAGGGATAAGGAAAAAGATTTCATCAAGGATTGAGGCAGGCTATGTTGCATCCGCAAAAAGGTGTATAAAAAAGGCAAATATTGTCTGGCTCCTAATTGATGGGGTAGAGGGTCTTACTAGCCAGGAAAAAAGGCTAATTGAGGAGATAGAAAGGGAATTTGTCCCCTATCTCATTCTTGTCAATAAATGGGATCTTGTAAAGGGAGATAAAAATGATTATAGGGCTTATATCTTGCAAAGTCTTCCATTTTTGGATTCTCCCAATATCCTTTTTACCTCTTGCATTACTAGGGTAGGAATAAAAACCCTGCTTAATGAGACATATAGGCTTTCAGAAAGCCTAAATCTTTCTGTAAAGACAAGCCTTTTGAATAAGGCTATATCCCAATTTAAAGAAGAAAGACCAAAGATATACTATGCAACCCAAACAAGCCTTTCTCCACCAACCTTTACCCTCTTTGTAAACAACCCATCTTTCTCTAATGAGATTTGGATTAAAAGAATAAAGAGGTTTTTAAGGAAAAAACTTAATATCTCTATCCCAATAAATCTTCTTATCAAAAAAGCATAATGGAATTAAAGGATGCACCAAATAAGCCGGGTGTGTATATCTTTAAAGACAAAGAGGGAAAACCCATTTACATTGGAAAGGCAGGCTCTCTTAAGAAAAGGCTTTCTTCATACATCAGCCCAAAATCATTAAAGATAAGCATTCTTCTTTCACAAAGCTCCTCATTAGAATGGTTCTTGTGCGATTCAGAGCTTGAGGCTTTGCTACTTGAGGCAAACCTTATAAAAAAGCATAAGCCAAAATTCAATGTCTCTTTAAAGGACGATAAGGCATACCCATTTATAAAGATAACAAAGGAGGAATTTCCCAGGATATTGACCACAAGAAGGCTGACAAAAGATGGCTATTGTTTTGGTCCATATAAGGCAGGGCTTTTAAGAAAGACAATAAAGATAGCAAAGGAGGTTTTTAAGCTAAGGTCTTGCAAGAAGATGCCAAATAAGCCCTGCCTTTTATTCCATATAGGACAATGTCTTGCACCCTGTAAGAATGAAATATCAAACATTGAATACAACAAAAATGTAAAGGATGCAATTGCTTTTCTCTCGGGAAGGTGTAAGATGCTTCTTAAAAGCCTTGAAAGAAGGATGAAATATGAGGCAAGTAAATTAAACTTTGAGAAAGCAGGAAAGATTAGGGATGAAATTTTTGCCATAAAATCCCTTTCTGAGGCACAAAAGGCATTCTTTACCAAACCCATAAACTATGATGTAATTGGACAATCAAGCATTCCTTGTGTAATCTTTGTCCTTGTAATAAGGGAGGGAAGGCTTATTGGAGAATATCCCTTTACCATATCTTCCCAGGAAGATGCTATATCTGGCTTTATAAAACAATTCTATCTCTTTGCAGGAAATATTCCAGATGAGATAGTAATTGAGAAAGATATAGAGGATAAAGCCCTTATTGAAGAGGCTCTTTCAAAGATAAAGAAAAAAAGGGTTTTAATAAAAATACCAAAGAGGGGAAAAAAAAGGGAATTGCTCTTACTTTCCAAAAAGAATGCAGACCTTTTTGCTTTGAGAAATTCTCAAATAAGGCAGGGGATTTTTGATATCTTCAAATTTTTCCCAAAAACCATAGAGGCAATTGATATATCAAATATATCTTCTGATTATGCGGTTGCCTCCCTTGTTGTTTTTGAAAATGGAATGCCAAATAGGGATGAATATAGGAAGTTTAGAATAAGGGCAAAAGGACCAGATGACACGGGGATGATAAGGGAGGTTTTAGAAAGGAGGCTTAAGAGGCTTATTAAAGAAAACAAAAGGCTTCCCGACCTTTTTCTTATAGATGGTGGAAGGGGTCAGCTTAATGTGGCAATAGATACCATAAAAACCCTTGGGCTTAAGCTAAATGTAGCATCAATTGCCAAAGATCCGGATAGAATATTCCTTCCCGATAAAGAGCCAATTCCTCTTAGCGATTCCCTCTTTCAACACATAAGGGACGAGGCACATAGATTTGCCATTTCTTACCATAAGAAATTAAGAAGATTGTCCCTGTTTAGCTGAGCTATGATTTTTAAAAAAAGTTTATTAAAAACATTACAGAATATTATAGTATCTTCCATTACTTAGTGCAAAAATAGTATTTAAGAAATTTTGAATTCTAAATTTTGAATTTTGAATTGA includes these proteins:
- the der gene encoding ribosome biogenesis GTPase Der, with the protein product MFKVCIVGRPNVGKSTLFNRLVGKKKAFVDKEPGITRDRNYGEVIWGKSSFTLIDTGGIADEKTDIAEKIREQVDFAIKEADFCLFLLDGKEGILPSDIEILNSLRKREKEPLLVVNKMDKTPYKESDLADFYKLGLSLIPISSEHGINVDELLDEIINRQQTIDNSLQTTEVEGINIAIIGRPNVGKSSLLNLITKKQRAIVLPIPGTTRDSIDEAFTFKDRKFTLVDTAGIRKKISSRIEAGYVASAKRCIKKANIVWLLIDGVEGLTSQEKRLIEEIEREFVPYLILVNKWDLVKGDKNDYRAYILQSLPFLDSPNILFTSCITRVGIKTLLNETYRLSESLNLSVKTSLLNKAISQFKEERPKIYYATQTSLSPPTFTLFVNNPSFSNEIWIKRIKRFLRKKLNISIPINLLIKKA
- the uvrC gene encoding excinuclease ABC subunit UvrC, producing the protein MELKDAPNKPGVYIFKDKEGKPIYIGKAGSLKKRLSSYISPKSLKISILLSQSSSLEWFLCDSELEALLLEANLIKKHKPKFNVSLKDDKAYPFIKITKEEFPRILTTRRLTKDGYCFGPYKAGLLRKTIKIAKEVFKLRSCKKMPNKPCLLFHIGQCLAPCKNEISNIEYNKNVKDAIAFLSGRCKMLLKSLERRMKYEASKLNFEKAGKIRDEIFAIKSLSEAQKAFFTKPINYDVIGQSSIPCVIFVLVIREGRLIGEYPFTISSQEDAISGFIKQFYLFAGNIPDEIVIEKDIEDKALIEEALSKIKKKRVLIKIPKRGKKRELLLLSKKNADLFALRNSQIRQGIFDIFKFFPKTIEAIDISNISSDYAVASLVVFENGMPNRDEYRKFRIRAKGPDDTGMIREVLERRLKRLIKENKRLPDLFLIDGGRGQLNVAIDTIKTLGLKLNVASIAKDPDRIFLPDKEPIPLSDSLFQHIRDEAHRFAISYHKKLRRLSLFS